In a single window of the Coffea eugenioides isolate CCC68of chromosome 3, Ceug_1.0, whole genome shotgun sequence genome:
- the LOC113765902 gene encoding F-box/kelch-repeat protein At3g23880-like yields the protein MESNAPKVFCDQLPVELVFDILLRLPIQSLLTLMCVSKAWKSLISSPEFIKNHRKTSSNACDTAQRKLIFSISCPPVYDCLTECSLYSVLYSPTAEATNMITDPIFASSVTQATNIQHPAQKSIEIVGSCNGLVCIAIRETRGWTFFNSTDDMCLFLWNPSIRKYRRLPHWGFDFEEYSGVVTYGFGYDGLHDDYKVFTLLSNNLRKNLRRKVVGIYSQRTASWKMDEDFQKHLPLDNWSLQDTRGGHFVNGKLYWAAISNGYGDDRPENKIVSFDLVDETYGDIQLPENHMEKVSFWGWNIGVLREGCLGLLWLHDDLKHLEVDIWILTECGIRQSWTKMFLIRYPEDPGRGFRFDIRFQPVFLLNGSELLLKLGSRLVLYNPEDGSYKDLDINYNLPDAEGDLKVDMYDESLVLLDGHDG from the coding sequence ATGGAAAGCAACGCTCCCAAGGTTTTCTGTGATCAACTCCCTGTCGAACTCGTCTTTGATATCCTCCTACGGCTCCCAATCCAGTCCCTTTTGACACTCATGTGCGTGTCGAAAGCTTGGAAATCTTTAATCTCAAGCCCGGAATTCATCAAAAACCATCGCAAAACATCATCCAACGCCTGTGATACTGCTCAACGGAAGCTAATTTTCTCTATTTCCTGTCCCCCAGTCTATGATTGCCTCACAGAATGTAGTCTTTACTCTGTGTTGTATTCACCAACGGCTGAGGCAACTAACATGATAACTGATCCAATCTTTGCATCATCCGTGACTCAAGCTACAAATATTCAACATCCAGCACAAAAATCAATTGAAATTGTGGGCTCGTGTAACGGGTTGGTTTGCATTGCTATCAGGGAGACCCGGGGCTGGACTTTCTTCAATTCTACAGATGACATGTGTTTATTTTTGTGGAATCCATCGATCAGGAAATACAGGAGGCTACCCCATTGGGGATTTGACTTCGAGGAATATTCTGGTGTTGTAACATATGGGTTCGGGTATGATGGGTTGCATGACGATTACAAAGTTTTCACACTTTTATCTAATAACTTGCGAAAGAATTTGAGAAGAAAAGTTGTTGGAATTTATAGTCAAAGGACAGCTTCTTGGAAGATGGATGAGGATTTCCAAAAACATTTACCCCTAGACAATTGGTCTTTGCAAGATACTCGTGGCGGCCATTTTGTAAATGGGAAGCTTTATTGGGCTGCAATCTCTAACGGGTATGGAGACGACCGTCCTGAAAATAAAATCGTTAGTTTTGATTTGGTTGATGAGACTTACGGAGATATTCAACTGCCAGAAAATCATATGGAGAAGGTGAGCTTTTGGGGATGGAATATAGGAGTTTTGAGGGAAGGGTGTCTCGGCCTGCTTTGGCTGCATGATGACTTGAAGCATCTGGAAGTGGATATCTGGATTTTGACTGAGTGTGGCATTAGACAATCTTGGACAAAAATGTTTTTGATTCGCTATCCTGAAGATCCTGGACGTGGATTTCGATTCGACATTCGTTTCCAACCTGTGTTCTTACTAAATGGGAGTGAATTATTGCTAAAGCTCGGATCGAGGTTAGTGCTTTATAATCCAGAAGATGGTTCATACAAGGATCTTGACATCAATTATAATTTGCCAGATGCAGAGGGTGATCTTAAGGTGGACATGTATGATGAAAGTTTAGTTTTGCTTGATGGCCATGATGGATAA
- the LOC113765904 gene encoding F-box/kelch-repeat protein At3g23880-like has product MESTAPKVPHGHLPPELIFDILLRLLVKSLLRFTCVSKSWNSLISSPEFIKTHLKETSNARNTAHRKLIFSSTFSPVLDFLTECNFDSVLYSPTIEATDMVTHMVASSMTEATKIQHPAKKSIDIVGSCNGLVCIAMEYTFNPFASDSIRDLCFFLWNPSIRKYRKLPQCSFGFDFENSDVAAYGFGYDELHDDYKFIAFLRVRSPEKIAEDHDVEIYSQRTNSWKTNEVFKKYCFLPFQGGYFVDGKLHWSGTFHHEEEDHYPSYKIVSFDLADETYGEIELPENYKRKSNALRWSIGVLGEGRLAFFWLHTPDLDVWIMTDYGATQSWTKMCSIRYPKDLQCRLGFHLNVHPVFLSKRGELLLKVKSLLLLYNLEDGAYKILEVRSKLRGFRGILKVDMYDENLVLLDAHDG; this is encoded by the coding sequence ATGGAAAGCACAGCTCCCAAGGTTCCCCATGGTCATCTCCCTCCTGAACTCATCTTTGATATCCTCTTACGGCTCCTAGTTAAGTCCCTTTTGAGATTCACGTGCGTTTCGAAATCTTGGAATTCTTTAATCTCAAGCCCTGAATTCATCAAAACCCATCTCAAGGAAACATCTAACGCCCGCAATACTGCTCACCGTAAGCTGATTTTCTCTAGTACTTTTTCCCCTGTCCTTGATTTCCTCACAGAATGTAATTTTGACTCTGTGTTATATTCTCCCACGATCGAGGCAACCGACATGGTAACACATATGGTTGCATCATCCATGACTGAGGCTACAAAAATTCAACATCCCGCGAaaaaatcaattgatattgTGGGTTCATGTAACGGGTTGGTTTGCATTGCAATGGAATACACATTCAATCCGTTTGCTTCAGATTCTATCCGTGacctatgtttttttttatggaaCCCATCGATCAGGAAATACAGGAAACTGCCTCAATGCAGTTTTGGTTTTGATTTCGAGAATTCTGATGTGGCAGCATATGGGTTCGGGTATGATGAGTTGCATGATGATTACAAATTTATCGCATTTTTGCGTGTCCGTTCGCCTGAGAAAATTGCTGAGGATCATGATGTTGAAATTTATAGTCAAAGGACTAATTCCTGGAAGACGAATGaggttttcaaaaaatattgcTTTCTGCCATTTCAAGGGGGATATTTTGTTGATGGAAAGCTCCATTGGAGCGGAACCTTTCATCACGAGGAGGAAGATCACTATCCTTCATACAAAATTGTTAGTTTTGATTTGGCTGACGAGACTTATGGGGAGATAGAACTTCCAGAAAATTATAAGAGAAAGTCGAATGCTTTGAGATGGAGTATAGGAGTTTTAGGGGAAGGACGCCTTGCTTTCTTTTGGCTTCATACTCCCGACCTAGATGTCTGGATTATGACTGACTATGGAGCTACACAATCCTGGACCAAAATGTGCTCGATTCGCTATCCTAAAGATCTTCAATGTCGGCTTGGATTCCACCTTAATGTCCACCCTGTGTTCTTATCAAAGAGGGGGGAGTTATTGCTGAAAGTTAAGTCCCTTTTACTACTTTATAATCTAGAAGATGGTGCATACAAGATTCTCGAAGTGAGATCTAAATTGCGGGGTTTTCGTGGTATTCTTAAGGTGGATATGTATGATGAAAATTTAGTTTTGCTGGATGCCCATGATGGATAA